In Magnolia sinica isolate HGM2019 chromosome 12, MsV1, whole genome shotgun sequence, a single genomic region encodes these proteins:
- the LOC131220341 gene encoding uncharacterized protein LOC131220341 — protein MGFNGVAVKFHPSDHRVALVVKKEIAGASLIDTHDFQSTDHPLTISEIIQDINDFSWCSSKLHDSLISGAKDGTAFLLNVNSSKLIKRFNAHISRITFIDFNLTDYTFNTASWDKTVRLLKIDEENCKLVTHILIV, from the coding sequence ATGGGCTTCAATGGCGTAGCTGTGAAATTCCACCCGTCTGATCATCGGGTCGCTTTGGTTGTCAAAAAAGAAATTGCAGGTGCTTCTCTTATTGACACACATGACTTCCAATCAACCGACCACCCTCTCACAATATCAGAGATTATCCAAGATATCAATGATTTCTCATGGTGCTCATCAAAACTGCATGATTCTTTGATCTCGGGTGCTAAAGATGGGACTGCATTCCTCTTAAATGTGAATAGTTCTAAACTAATTAAACGCTTCAATGCACACATCTCCCGCATTACCTTCATTGATTTCAACCTCACAGATTACACTTTCAACACAGCGTCATGGGACAAGACTGTTAGGCTGTTGAAAATCGATGAAGAAAACTGCAAACTAGTTACACACATCCTGATTGTATGA